One Setaria italica strain Yugu1 chromosome I, Setaria_italica_v2.0, whole genome shotgun sequence DNA window includes the following coding sequences:
- the LOC101763311 gene encoding mitochondrial import inner membrane translocase subunit TIM23-3 codes for MSRAVPADDHHRDDAWQAAGPPVHHHPHHAVFTNPAYYRALYDFSTSPEILFEEQALRNGRTWSEDLTLCTGVGYLTGAVAGAAAGLRRAAVEAEPGESFKLRVSRALNNCSSVGRAGGNRLGVIAMLFSGTRSVVSHYRSGADDWINTAAAGVSTGALYRMPGGPRAAVVGGIVGGIMAGAAIVAGKPLLEEYAPNLGI; via the coding sequence ATGTCGCGCGCCGTCCCCGCCGACGACCACCACCGCGACGACGCTTGGCAGGCCGCAGGCCCCCCGGTACACCACCACCCCCACCACGCCGTGTTCACCAACCCGGCGTATTACCGCGCGCTCTACGACTTCTCGACCTCGCCCGAGATCCTCTTCGAGGAGCAGGCGCTCCGGAACGGCCGCACCTGGAGCGAGGACCTCACCCTGTGCACCGGCGTCGGCTACCTCACGGGCGCCgtggcgggcgccgccgcggggctccGCCGCGCGGCCGTCGAGGCGGAGCCCGGCGAGTCCTTCAAGCTGCGCGTCAGCCGCGCCCTCAACAACTGCAGCTCcgtcggccgcgccggcggcaacCGCCTCGGCGTGATCGCGATGCTCTTCTCCGGCACGAGGTCTGTCGTCAGCCACTACAGGTCCGGCGCGGACGACTGGATCAACACCGCGGCCGCCGGAGTCAGCACCGGCGCGCTCTACCGCATGCCCGGCGGGCCGCGGGCCGCCGTAGTCGGCGGCATCGTCGGAGGGATCATGGCCGGGGCCGCCATTGTCGCAGGGAAGCCGCTGCTTGAGGAATATGCGCCAAATCTTGGCATCTGA